In the Shewanella sp. OMA3-2 genome, one interval contains:
- the nrdG gene encoding anaerobic ribonucleoside-triphosphate reductase-activating protein, which translates to MFYSAYHSVDVVNGEGTRCTLFVSGCEHACKGCYNQLTWRTDAGHVFTQALEDAIIADLNDKRIYRKGLSLSGGDPLHPANITTVLKLVTRVKTECMGKDIWLWTGYKLANLTLEQQAIIALVDVLIDGKFEQSLADPALKWRGSSNQVVYQLNSDIF; encoded by the coding sequence ATGTTTTATAGTGCATATCACAGTGTTGATGTCGTTAACGGTGAAGGCACCCGCTGCACCTTGTTTGTCAGCGGCTGTGAGCATGCCTGTAAAGGCTGCTATAACCAATTAACCTGGCGAACTGATGCTGGGCATGTATTTACCCAAGCATTAGAAGACGCCATTATTGCCGATTTGAACGATAAGCGTATATATCGTAAAGGCTTATCTCTTAGCGGCGGTGACCCTTTGCATCCTGCAAATATTACCACAGTGCTTAAGTTGGTGACGCGAGTGAAAACTGAGTGTATGGGCAAAGATATTTGGTTGTGGACTGGCTATAAGCTAGCAAATTTAACGCTTGAACAACAAGCTATTATCGCACTGGTTGATGTGTTGATTGATGGTAAGTTTGAGCAGTCTTTGGCAGACCCTGCTTTAAAATGGCGAGGCAGTTCAAATCAGGTTGTTTATCAATTGAATAGCGACATTTTTTAG
- the rssA gene encoding patatin-like phospholipase RssA has translation MAPIQASPQKKPIIGLALGSGAAKGWAHIGVLEGLAELGIYPDKIAGCSVGALVGAAYANDSLAELKSWVCGFSSWDVIGLMDISWRKGGLISGEKVFDVMSTRIGAVDIENLKRPYAAVATDLYSGQEIWFKEGLLRNAVRASCSMPGFLPPVQQNGRWLVDGAVVNPVPVSLCRSLDVDIVIAVDLNGYLRKQMQVLPQQVSSSEPVSDEHIDADDAEQHESGFMDLLGKGKDYITSLSDKLSLGTRTHPGMLAVMSQSMDILEQRHKRSRLMGDPPDICIIPNVSDIGTMEFHRADEAIAAGRKAVEDIAHLIQASLKN, from the coding sequence ATGGCACCAATTCAAGCCTCACCACAGAAGAAACCCATTATTGGATTAGCATTAGGCAGCGGCGCTGCTAAAGGTTGGGCGCATATTGGCGTGCTTGAAGGTTTGGCTGAATTAGGTATTTATCCGGACAAAATAGCTGGTTGTTCTGTTGGTGCATTGGTTGGTGCGGCATATGCCAATGACAGCCTAGCTGAACTTAAAAGTTGGGTGTGTGGCTTTTCAAGTTGGGATGTTATTGGATTAATGGACATTAGTTGGCGTAAAGGTGGGCTTATTAGTGGTGAGAAAGTTTTTGATGTTATGTCTACTCGTATTGGTGCCGTTGATATTGAAAACTTGAAACGTCCTTATGCCGCAGTGGCAACGGATTTGTATTCTGGCCAAGAAATTTGGTTTAAAGAAGGATTACTGCGCAACGCTGTCAGAGCATCTTGCTCTATGCCAGGATTTTTACCGCCAGTACAACAAAATGGTCGTTGGTTAGTTGATGGTGCTGTGGTTAACCCTGTGCCAGTCTCATTGTGTCGCTCACTTGATGTTGATATTGTCATCGCTGTTGATTTGAATGGTTATTTACGCAAGCAAATGCAAGTGTTGCCCCAACAAGTCAGCAGCTCTGAGCCTGTATCTGATGAACATATAGATGCCGACGATGCAGAGCAGCATGAGTCAGGCTTTATGGATTTACTGGGTAAGGGCAAAGACTACATCACTAGCCTGAGTGACAAATTGTCGCTTGGCACTCGAACCCACCCAGGTATGCTCGCGGTAATGTCACAGTCGATGGATATTCTAGAGCAGCGTCATAAGCGCTCTCGATTAATGGGTGACCCACCGGACATTTGTATTATTCCCAATGTATCTGATATTGGCACCATGGAGTTTCATCGCGCAGACGAAGCAATTGCTGCAGGCAGGAAAGCGGTTGAAGATATCGCACATTTAATTCAAGCATCGCTTAAAAACTAA
- the nrdD gene encoding anaerobic ribonucleoside-triphosphate reductase: MLVVIKRDGCRTAFDASRIKEAVIAAMQSAGQSDHDYANTLASAVEQEFQQQAEVDIHHLQDAVENRLMSGPFKTVARHYIEYRHDRDVSRETKSKLNRQIRGLVEQSDSSLLNENANKDAKVIPTQRDLLAGIVAKHYAKTHLLPKGVVTAHEQGELHYHDLDYAPFFPMFNCMLIDLAGMLTHGFKMGNAEIETPKSISTATAVTAQIIAQVASHIYGGTTINRIDEVLAEFVQKSYQKHLAVGIKWQVADAAAFAKAQTEKECHDAFQSLEYEVNTLHTANGQTPFVTFGFGLGISWESRLIQQSILTVRKAGLGKNRKTAVFPKLVFAIKDGVNHKAADINYDIKRQALECSSLRMYPDILNYEQVVKATGSFKTPMGCRSFLGIFEQEGQLIHEGRNNLGVVSLNLPRIAIEAQGDETEFYNLLDKRLVIARCALDTRISRLVGVKARVAPILYMEGACGVRLKADDDISEIFKHGRASISLGYIGLHETINALYGNAQHVFDNVSLRQKALEIVAYLKKNTEQWKQESGYGFSLYSTPSENLCSRFCSLDAKAFGVIAGVTDKGYYTNSFHLDVEKQVNPYDKIDFEQPYPEISNGGFICYGEYPNMQNNIQALEDVWDYSYSRVPYYGTNTPIDECYDCGFIGEFNCTSKGFVCPKCGNHEPSRVSVTRRVCGYLGSPDARPFNFGKQEEVKRRVKHI; the protein is encoded by the coding sequence ATGTTGGTTGTTATTAAGCGCGATGGATGTCGCACAGCATTTGATGCAAGTCGAATTAAAGAGGCCGTTATTGCTGCAATGCAGTCTGCTGGGCAATCAGATCATGACTATGCCAACACTTTGGCATCGGCAGTTGAACAAGAGTTTCAACAACAAGCAGAAGTGGATATTCACCACCTGCAAGATGCCGTTGAAAATAGGTTAATGTCAGGACCTTTTAAGACGGTAGCACGTCATTATATTGAATACCGGCATGATCGTGATGTTAGCCGCGAGACTAAAAGTAAGTTAAATCGTCAAATTCGCGGTTTAGTCGAACAAAGTGATAGCAGTTTGTTAAATGAAAATGCCAATAAAGACGCTAAGGTTATTCCAACACAACGCGATTTATTAGCGGGTATTGTGGCAAAACATTATGCTAAAACTCACTTACTACCCAAAGGTGTGGTTACCGCACATGAGCAGGGAGAACTGCATTATCACGATTTAGATTATGCGCCTTTTTTCCCGATGTTTAACTGTATGCTGATTGATTTAGCTGGCATGTTAACCCACGGATTTAAAATGGGTAATGCTGAAATCGAAACTCCAAAATCTATTTCAACAGCAACGGCCGTCACAGCGCAAATTATTGCCCAGGTGGCGAGTCATATTTATGGTGGCACCACCATTAATCGTATTGATGAAGTGTTAGCCGAATTTGTTCAAAAAAGTTATCAAAAGCACCTTGCGGTAGGCATTAAGTGGCAGGTTGCCGACGCTGCAGCCTTTGCTAAAGCGCAAACAGAAAAAGAATGTCACGATGCTTTTCAGTCACTTGAATATGAAGTGAATACTTTGCATACCGCCAATGGGCAAACACCCTTTGTGACCTTTGGGTTTGGTTTGGGCATTAGCTGGGAATCTCGTTTAATTCAGCAGTCAATATTAACTGTGCGAAAGGCTGGATTAGGTAAAAATCGTAAAACAGCGGTTTTCCCTAAATTGGTTTTTGCAATTAAAGATGGTGTTAACCATAAAGCAGCAGACATCAACTACGACATCAAACGTCAAGCGTTAGAGTGTTCGAGTTTGCGGATGTATCCTGATATTTTGAACTATGAGCAAGTGGTCAAAGCGACTGGATCATTCAAAACGCCTATGGGGTGTCGATCATTTTTAGGCATATTCGAGCAAGAGGGTCAGTTGATACATGAAGGTCGTAACAACCTTGGTGTAGTTAGCTTGAATTTGCCGCGTATTGCCATAGAAGCTCAAGGTGATGAAACTGAGTTTTATAATTTATTAGATAAGCGATTAGTGATAGCAAGATGCGCATTAGACACCCGTATTAGCAGGTTAGTGGGTGTTAAAGCCCGTGTTGCGCCAATTCTATATATGGAAGGAGCCTGTGGTGTGCGCCTTAAAGCCGATGATGACATTAGCGAGATATTTAAACATGGTCGTGCGTCAATTTCATTAGGTTACATCGGCTTACATGAAACCATTAATGCTTTATATGGTAATGCGCAACACGTATTTGATAATGTCTCTTTACGTCAAAAAGCGCTTGAAATAGTGGCTTACCTTAAGAAAAACACAGAGCAATGGAAACAAGAATCTGGCTATGGTTTTAGCTTATACAGCACCCCAAGTGAAAACCTTTGCAGTCGTTTTTGCAGTTTAGATGCGAAAGCATTCGGTGTAATAGCAGGGGTAACAGATAAAGGTTATTACACTAATAGTTTCCACCTAGATGTTGAAAAGCAAGTGAACCCATACGATAAAATAGATTTTGAACAGCCATATCCTGAGATAAGTAATGGCGGCTTTATTTGCTATGGCGAATATCCGAATATGCAGAATAATATTCAAGCCTTAGAAGACGTTTGGGATTACAGCTACAGCCGAGTACCTTATTATGGGACTAATACTCCTATTGATGAGTGTTATGACTGCGGTTTTATCGGCGAGTTTAATTGCACCAGCAAAGGCTTTGTGTGTCCTAAGTGTGGTAACCACGAACCTAGTCGAGTATCGGTTACACGTCGAGTGTGTGGTTATTTGGGTAGCCCAGATGCTAGACCGTTTAACTTCGGTAAGCAGGAAGAGGTTAAGCGCCGAGTGAAACACATTTAA
- a CDS encoding DEAD/DEAH box helicase, producing the protein MQFSDFSLDKRLLDSLKHMGITDPTEIQEQALPIALAGKDLMASSKTGSGKTLAFLLPAMQRIISSRALSKKDPRVLILLPTRELAQQVYGQLRLLVANTQYKAISILGGENFNDQAKGLSRDPHFIVATPGRIVDHLQQRHLFLNGLELLVLDEADRMLDLGFAPQLKAINEAADHKRRQTLMFSATLDHQSINDIAATLLKNPSHVAIGTSYAEHKDIEQKMLFADHLDHKQALLSHLLKQPEHKQTIVFTATRSDTDRLATLLAEQGFSTAALSGELKQNARNQIMDQFSRGQQQILITTDVASRGLDLVNVSLVINFDMPKFAEEYVHRIGRTGRAGAKGIAVSLVGPKDWQSFLQVQSFLRKNFDFETIDGLPAKFSGLSQQAETKTAKNKPEAKAAAKAKAKQKPKAAPKRDKTFITGIDIGDAPMRRKAKPIVIIEQKISDSED; encoded by the coding sequence TTGCAGTTTTCTGATTTTTCGCTTGATAAACGCTTGTTAGATAGTTTGAAGCATATGGGTATTACTGACCCAACCGAGATCCAAGAACAAGCCTTACCTATTGCCCTAGCGGGTAAAGATTTGATGGCATCATCGAAAACTGGCTCAGGGAAAACCTTAGCGTTTTTACTGCCTGCGATGCAGCGAATTATTTCCAGCAGAGCGCTGTCAAAGAAAGATCCTCGCGTGCTGATTTTATTGCCGACTCGTGAGCTTGCTCAGCAAGTATATGGCCAACTTAGGTTACTGGTTGCCAATACCCAATACAAAGCAATCAGTATTTTGGGCGGTGAAAACTTTAATGATCAGGCCAAAGGCTTGTCCCGTGACCCACACTTTATTGTGGCAACACCAGGTCGAATTGTTGATCATCTTCAGCAACGTCACTTATTTTTAAATGGTCTTGAATTACTTGTTCTTGATGAAGCTGACCGCATGTTGGACTTAGGTTTTGCGCCACAACTGAAAGCCATTAATGAAGCAGCGGATCATAAACGTCGCCAAACCTTGATGTTTTCAGCCACTTTAGATCATCAAAGCATTAACGATATAGCAGCCACATTATTGAAGAATCCAAGCCATGTGGCTATTGGCACCAGTTATGCTGAACACAAAGACATCGAACAAAAAATGCTGTTTGCAGATCATTTAGATCATAAACAAGCATTGTTAAGCCACTTGCTCAAGCAACCAGAACATAAACAAACTATTGTATTTACCGCGACTCGCTCAGACACTGACCGTTTAGCCACACTATTAGCTGAACAGGGATTTTCTACCGCGGCATTAAGCGGTGAACTAAAACAAAATGCGCGCAACCAAATTATGGATCAATTTAGCCGTGGTCAGCAGCAAATTCTTATTACCACGGATGTGGCCTCTCGAGGGCTAGATTTAGTTAACGTGTCATTAGTTATTAACTTTGACATGCCAAAATTTGCTGAAGAATATGTCCACCGCATTGGTCGTACCGGCCGTGCTGGCGCCAAAGGTATTGCAGTTTCACTAGTGGGTCCAAAAGATTGGCAAAGCTTTTTACAAGTGCAGTCTTTTTTACGCAAAAATTTTGACTTTGAAACGATTGATGGTTTACCAGCCAAGTTTTCAGGCTTGAGTCAGCAAGCTGAAACTAAAACGGCCAAGAATAAACCTGAAGCCAAAGCCGCAGCTAAGGCTAAAGCTAAGCAAAAACCCAAAGCGGCACCTAAGCGTGATAAAACATTTATTACCGGTATCGATATTGGCGATGCGCCTATGCGTCGCAAAGCGAAACCCATTGTGATTATTGAGCAGAAAATCAGTGACAGTGAAGACTAA
- a CDS encoding PAS domain-containing protein, giving the protein MKTIDLTALKDVMDLMLDAVCVVNKDGYFVFVSAAFEDIFGYSPNEVINKPMIDFVYPEDGVKTLNVVDKLISGENQRRFENRWVRKDGKIVDILWSARWSEEHQFRIAIAHDITERKQMEQQLHYVAGHDPLTQLPNRALLFERLQASLGLARQEAHVCQFYLLILMALSM; this is encoded by the coding sequence ATGAAGACCATTGATCTAACTGCACTTAAAGATGTTATGGATTTAATGCTCGATGCAGTTTGTGTGGTTAACAAAGACGGATACTTTGTATTTGTAAGCGCTGCATTTGAAGATATATTTGGATATTCCCCTAATGAAGTCATCAATAAACCAATGATCGACTTTGTTTACCCTGAAGATGGCGTAAAAACGCTTAACGTTGTCGATAAACTTATTAGCGGCGAGAATCAACGTCGTTTTGAAAATCGCTGGGTACGTAAAGACGGTAAGATTGTTGATATTCTTTGGTCTGCACGGTGGTCAGAAGAGCATCAATTTAGAATTGCAATTGCCCATGACATTACTGAACGTAAACAAATGGAACAACAGCTTCATTATGTTGCAGGACATGATCCTTTAACACAATTGCCCAATAGAGCATTATTATTTGAACGCCTACAAGCTTCCTTAGGATTAGCGCGCCAGGAGGCACATGTTTGTCAATTCTATTTATTGATATTGATGGCTTTAAGCATGTAA
- a CDS encoding GGDEF domain-containing protein, whose amino-acid sequence MSILFIDIDGFKHVNDNHGHLIGDRLLKSIAQRLHDCVRKSDTVGRFGGDEFLVILNDIESFDKVLLITENIRCELDKPYQFDELILQLSPSIGLARYPDNGDDEQQLIQHADQAMYQAKRAGGNSVNFTINGAKKC is encoded by the coding sequence TTGTCAATTCTATTTATTGATATTGATGGCTTTAAGCATGTAAATGATAATCATGGTCACCTTATCGGCGATAGACTGTTAAAGAGTATTGCCCAGCGTTTACATGACTGTGTGCGTAAATCTGATACTGTCGGGCGTTTTGGTGGTGATGAGTTTTTGGTGATATTAAATGATATTGAATCATTTGATAAAGTGCTTCTTATCACCGAAAATATTCGCTGCGAACTCGATAAACCTTATCAATTTGATGAGTTAATTTTACAGTTATCTCCAAGCATTGGCTTAGCGCGTTACCCTGATAATGGTGATGATGAGCAGCAATTAATACAACATGCTGATCAAGCTATGTATCAAGCTAAACGCGCCGGAGGAAATAGTGTCAATTTTACAATAAACGGTGCTAAAAAATGCTAA